The Lentimicrobium sp. L6 nucleotide sequence ACCCAAATCGATGATATGTGCCTCTTGAGGAATCACTTCATTAAAGAACTCGTAATTCTTTTCAAAATTCATCTTAATCTTCACATACCATTCTAGAACCGGTCCTTTATAGATATAATTCATATCCACACGTTTGCGCATATAATTTGGTGTGATTACTTCATTTGCAATCTCCTCTAATTGATCTTGATACCAAGACCTGAATTTCTTAGAACGCTGCACATACCCTTCTCCAAATCGCTTATCATCAAGAGCTATCCTATCTCCCACTTTCACATCTATTCTACCACTCTTCAGAAAAGGTTCTCCTTTGGTGATACAATGCCCAGGCCCGTGCAGAATAATAGGTAATACATCCAAATTTAATTGCTCAGCTAGGTAAAAAGCTCCTTTATGAAAACGGCCTATTTTTCCTGTAGCAGAGCGAGTTCCTTCTGGGAAAATCATGATAGAATAACCTTCGTCTGTCTTTTTCTTCAATAAATCTACATGGGCATGGAGATGGTCGAGAATGGGATAAAAATCAGCCATTTTCACAATGAATCCATAGAAGAAATTCCTTTGTACCCAGTCATTGGTCAGCAATATCATTTTAGGATGCAACATGAGCATCAACATGATATCGATATGGCTTTGATGGTTGCTTATAATAACTGCAGGCTCCTCAAACTTTTTCTTATCGAAGCCCATCACATTTTTCTTCACATTAAACATGATATAAATCATGATTCTACTCGTAATGACCAATAGCTTATGAAACCACAACCTTGTACGCTTACTCTTGCCTCCTGTTAGAATGATCAAAAAGAAACCAGCAATGGTATTAAACAAACTCCCTATGGTAAAAACCAAAAGAGCAATAATAGAGCCCAATAGATTCAATGCAGTAACCGGAACCAATCTTCGCTGTCCTTTTTTCACATTGATCAGCCAATAGAATAGCAAAGGCTGCAAACTGAAACTCAATATAAATACACTCGACAAACCGATGATAGTCACAAAAGCCATGGATTGTAACGCAGGATGCTTAGCAAAAAGCAGAACTCCAATTCCAACCATACTAGTCACTGTCGAAAATAGAATACTGGTTTTAAAAGAGTCTAATTTCTCTTCTCCATATTTATATTCCTGCATTAAACCACGTGTGATAAAAATGCAATAATCTATCCCTAAACCAAAAACGAAGGTGCTGATAATAATATTTACGATATTGAATTCTAACCCTAAAAGAGCCATGAGTCCAGTAGTCCAAATCCAACTCAAAGCCAAAGGTAAATAGGTAATGACTGCTAATTCAATTCTCCCAAAACTCATCCAGATAATTAAGAAAACCAGTAATAAAGTTAAATTGACCAACCACTGAAAATCATCTTGTAATTGCTTGACGAATTGAGTAGTAAGATATTCTTTATCAATAATATAAATGCCTTCGTGAGATTGCTGATCTAAAACGTCATGCAATTTATGTTTATTCTCTGAACTTGTTTTTATTTGAGTGATGGCCATAGGCATTTCGGCTGTCCCCTGAAGAAACTCACTTAAAAATGCTTCTTTAATCAAATGGGTATCTGACTCTGAAATACTGACAAAATCAGAATGAAACCAATTCTTAAATCGATCAAAACTTCCAGCCCTAAAGCCATAGTTGTTTTCTATATCCTCTAATTGGCTGAGCAGAATCTTCTGTTTATCAAATGTCCAATAGGCTTTCCATTTTTCTATTTTCTCATTCTGCAGCTTTTTAGAAGGTAATATGGATGAAACCGAAGTAAAGTTCATCACCAAGTCTTTATCTATATTCGACAAACGATTTTCGAAAGCTTCGTTTTTCTGAAGAACGGATTCTAAATCATCTCCTAAGGCCACCACATATATATTCCTCTGACTCAGTTTTGTGATCTCATTCAGATGTCGCTCGGCATTTCTGGTCATGGCCTCCATGAAATTGATTTCATTCATATCGCCCTGAAATTTAACTTCTTTAGAGAAATAGTAAAAAACAGGAGATAAAATGAGGATGGCTAGGATCAAAAAAGTCTTCTGGTGAAAAGGGTAAATAGAAATATAGTTGACGAGTCTTTGAACAAGGTTGAGCTTCACTTCTTTTTTCTCTTCTCCCTTCTTCTTCTCTTTCAAAATTAAAGGAATAAAAACGAGGGAAAACAAAGCTGAAAAAATTATACTAAGCCCTGCAAACCAACCCATATCTTGCAATGCTGGAGCGGAGACTACTAGTAATCCAAGAAATGCTGTTGCTGTAGTAGCTGCACTTATCAAAATGGGTTCACTTACATCTTCCAATACTTTCTTAATGGAATTGGTTTTCTGAAAGTGAGTAAAAATATGTAAAACATAGTCGATACTAATCCCCACCAATACAGAACCCAGACCTAATGCAATGGCTGATATTTCCCCTTTTAGTAAATACAATACCGCCATACTTGTAATGACTGCTAAAGCAGCTGGTAAAAAGATAATGAGATACAGTCGTTTGCTTTTATAGAAAAAGGCAATCAACAAAACCACCATCACCAAAGCCATACTCACGGTTAAAATGATGTCTTTTTTAATTTGCTCTGCATTTCCAGCTGCTACCACAGGTGCACCAAAATACTCAGCTATTATCCTCCCCTCAAACTGCTCTTCAAGCTCTTGAATATAGCTTTCTATTTCTAGAACCATTTTTGCATTCTGTGCTGTTTCTGAAGAACTAGCTATTGGAGTAAGAAAGAATAATAAATGCTTTTTGTCCTGAGTGAACAGATATCCTTTATCAATACTAATTTCTTGATCTATTTGAAAACCTTTTAAACGCTCTAGCGCTTTTAAACTCAAACCTGCTGGATCTTCAATAACCAACTTTTTAAGAAATACGGAAGCAGGGCTCAATAAACTCTTATACTTTTTTTTGAATGAGGATTGAAAGCGACCTTGCGTTATCAAAGTGTCAAAATAAGCATAATCAGAATCCTCTAAAAGAAAAGGTAAATTTCTTAATACATAGCTACTCACTTGGTCTATAGACTGATTCTCAATATTCAGTCTGATTTCTTTAATACGCGCTGAGGAGGCTAATGAATCGGATAATTGCTTGGCAAACTTAATCAGCTCGTTTTGTTGAATTTCTGAAGTATCACTTAAATAAATATTGAAAAACAGTCTATCGCTGAGGTTAATATGCGCTAAGATATCATTCAGTTGATCAGCATTTTCTGACTTGGGTAAAATAGCCCGTGCATCTTCTGATAATTTCAATTGAAATGCCCCAAAACCAAGAGCTAGAAAAAACAAAATAGTTATCAAACCATATAATACTGGGCGACGGCGAAAAGCTTTTTGAAAACCAAAGAAAAATCTATTCATTCTACCTTTTTAGTGGAAAGAGCAAAGATAAAAACTTAGGAGACTTTCTAAACCTTTAAAATTAAAAAAAGTGTAGCATCTAAGAATGGATGGGACCCATAAAAGACATTTAAGAATATATAAGAAAAAACAAAGACTTATATGACCTTATATACCATAATATGGTCAAAAGCCACAGAAACAAATTAATAGATAAAAAGAGAGTATGAATAAGAAGATACACTACGTTTGTTCAGAAAAACTAATCAATAGCCACAGTTAAATCACGATCTGACATTTCTCTAAACGAAGGCTTTAACTCATTATAGCTACCCGATTTCACTTGGCATTTACCTTTATGATGAACGATTAAGGCACATTGCTCAGCTTGCAAAGGATCATGTTCACAAACATCTATTAATGTTTCTATTACAAAATCGAAGGTATTATGATCGTCATTAAAAAGAATTAAGGATTTATTCTCTTCTAATAACTCACTGGATTCATAATCAAATTGATGTTGTTCTTGACTCATAAAAATACAATTATTATTTCTCATATTATAATGGCGCAAAGATAAGCATAAGATGTTTCTGTCTAAACTATTTTAAATTTTTTACGAAATAATAATCTTATGAGTTTCCTCTTTTTCTATTTTTGCCAAATGAATAGAAATGCAGATAGCTGGACTCTAGAATTAAAGAAGCTACTTGAAAATCCACTTCCTGGATCCAAGGCACATACACGTGTGGCTCCTATCGACAGAATCGAAGGTTTGGAAAATAGAGATTGGCCCTTAGATGCCAAGCGCAGCGCCGTTACTTTTCTATTATTTCCAAAGGACGGAAAGATTCATACATTATTCATGAAGAGACCCGAGTATCCTGGTGTTCACAGCGGACAAGTATCCTTACCTGGTGGTCAAAAAGAAAAAACCGACAAAAACCTACTAGAAACAGCCCTCAGAGAATATGGCGAAGAAACTGGAGTCATTTTAGAGGAGAGCAATTATATGGCTCCCCTCTCCGAACTCTATATTCCTCCTTCCAACTTTTTGGTTCAGCCTTTTGTTGCTTTTGTAAACGAGCTGGATGAGTTATTTCCTGATAAGACCGAAGTAGAGTCTTTACATCTAGTGGCATTGGAGGATTTATTTAAAAAAGAAAAATTCACCACCGAGGAAATCCTAATTCGTAATAGAGAGAAAAAAAACATGAGCATAAAAGCCCCATGTTATATGATTAATGGACTCAAAATTTGGGGAGCCACTGCCATGATGATTAGTGAACTTCAAATGATTTTTGAGGAAGGTAACATTGACTTAACTATTTCCTAAAAACAAAAAAAGAGACAACATTT carries:
- a CDS encoding trifunctional MMPL family transporter/lysophospholipid acyltransferase/class I SAM-dependent methyltransferase yields the protein MNRFFFGFQKAFRRRPVLYGLITILFFLALGFGAFQLKLSEDARAILPKSENADQLNDILAHINLSDRLFFNIYLSDTSEIQQNELIKFAKQLSDSLASSARIKEIRLNIENQSIDQVSSYVLRNLPFLLEDSDYAYFDTLITQGRFQSSFKKKYKSLLSPASVFLKKLVIEDPAGLSLKALERLKGFQIDQEISIDKGYLFTQDKKHLLFFLTPIASSSETAQNAKMVLEIESYIQELEEQFEGRIIAEYFGAPVVAAGNAEQIKKDIILTVSMALVMVVLLIAFFYKSKRLYLIIFLPAALAVITSMAVLYLLKGEISAIALGLGSVLVGISIDYVLHIFTHFQKTNSIKKVLEDVSEPILISAATTATAFLGLLVVSAPALQDMGWFAGLSIIFSALFSLVFIPLILKEKKKGEEKKEVKLNLVQRLVNYISIYPFHQKTFLILAILILSPVFYYFSKEVKFQGDMNEINFMEAMTRNAERHLNEITKLSQRNIYVVALGDDLESVLQKNEAFENRLSNIDKDLVMNFTSVSSILPSKKLQNEKIEKWKAYWTFDKQKILLSQLEDIENNYGFRAGSFDRFKNWFHSDFVSISESDTHLIKEAFLSEFLQGTAEMPMAITQIKTSSENKHKLHDVLDQQSHEGIYIIDKEYLTTQFVKQLQDDFQWLVNLTLLLVFLIIWMSFGRIELAVITYLPLALSWIWTTGLMALLGLEFNIVNIIISTFVFGLGIDYCIFITRGLMQEYKYGEEKLDSFKTSILFSTVTSMVGIGVLLFAKHPALQSMAFVTIIGLSSVFILSFSLQPLLFYWLINVKKGQRRLVPVTALNLLGSIIALLVFTIGSLFNTIAGFFLIILTGGKSKRTRLWFHKLLVITSRIMIYIMFNVKKNVMGFDKKKFEEPAVIISNHQSHIDIMLMLMLHPKMILLTNDWVQRNFFYGFIVKMADFYPILDHLHAHVDLLKKKTDEGYSIMIFPEGTRSATGKIGRFHKGAFYLAEQLNLDVLPIILHGPGHCITKGEPFLKSGRIDVKVGDRIALDDKRFGEGYVQRSKKFRSWYQDQLEEIANEVITPNYMRKRVDMNYIYKGPVLEWYVKIKMNFEKNYEFFNEVIPQEAHIIDLGCGNGMLDYMLMMLSNKRSVLGVDYDEDKIQVAQNNSARKQFLDGQVEFESADLNHWKFQNADVYVLADVLHYIPEDEQEYVIKESVAHLNQGGMIIIRDADTSLEKKHRGTKFSEWQSTKFFGFNKTKDDNKQLYFGTASDRISLLESLGLQVELIDHTKMNSNVVIIGRKV
- a CDS encoding ATP-dependent Clp protease adaptor ClpS, with the protein product MSQEQHQFDYESSELLEENKSLILFNDDHNTFDFVIETLIDVCEHDPLQAEQCALIVHHKGKCQVKSGSYNELKPSFREMSDRDLTVAID
- a CDS encoding CoA pyrophosphatase; translated protein: MNRNADSWTLELKKLLENPLPGSKAHTRVAPIDRIEGLENRDWPLDAKRSAVTFLLFPKDGKIHTLFMKRPEYPGVHSGQVSLPGGQKEKTDKNLLETALREYGEETGVILEESNYMAPLSELYIPPSNFLVQPFVAFVNELDELFPDKTEVESLHLVALEDLFKKEKFTTEEILIRNREKKNMSIKAPCYMINGLKIWGATAMMISELQMIFEEGNIDLTIS